The following coding sequences are from one Luteimonas sp. S4-F44 window:
- a CDS encoding DUF3060 domain-containing protein, with amino-acid sequence MSRPAAVLSLPIVAAALVACGGPADEATSRSVEDAPPAASGTLRDPASGAMCAGQDVQVSRDDFHIVLDGTCGDVVVTASRGAINVDHATSLRVEGDHVTVLNRRVGDVVVTGSDNALNLTEAGNVKIGGDRNTVLARNVASVEFEGVSNTVNPSNTPDVHDDGQDNRVL; translated from the coding sequence GTGTCCCGCCCGGCCGCCGTCCTCTCGCTCCCTATCGTCGCTGCGGCCCTCGTCGCCTGTGGCGGGCCTGCCGACGAGGCGACATCGAGGTCGGTCGAGGACGCGCCGCCGGCCGCGTCCGGCACGTTGCGCGATCCTGCCAGTGGCGCCATGTGCGCCGGCCAGGATGTGCAGGTAAGCCGTGACGACTTCCACATCGTGCTCGACGGGACCTGCGGCGACGTCGTGGTGACTGCGTCCCGGGGCGCGATCAACGTCGACCATGCCACCTCGCTCCGGGTCGAGGGCGACCATGTCACTGTCCTCAATCGCCGCGTCGGCGATGTCGTGGTGACCGGCAGCGACAACGCGCTCAATCTCACCGAGGCCGGCAACGTGAAGATCGGCGGTGATCGCAACACCGTGCTCGCCCGCAATGTCGCGTCGGTCGAGTTCGAGGGCGTCAGCAATACGGTCAACCCGAGCAACACACCCGACGTGCACGACGACGGCCAGGACAACCGCGTGCTGTAG
- the purB gene encoding adenylosuccinate lyase, whose amino-acid sequence MTDSRTADAALLALSPLDGRYAGKVDALRPIFSEYGLIRARVRVEIEWLIALGDEPGIAELPAFDAAARATLHALAEDFSVADAARVKEIERTTNHDVKAVEYFIKERLKDNAALAPALEFVHFACTSEDINNLAYALMLSKARQHVLLPTLDRLIATLRDMAHAHAALPLLSRTHGQTASPSTVGKELANVVARLQRQGEQLAAVPLTGKINGAVGNYNAHVAAYPDIDWPAFSRRFVESLGIEFNPYTTQIEPHDCIAEIADATRRMGTIGIDLCRDVWGYISLGYFKQALKDGEIGSSTMPHKVNPIDFENAEGNFGIANALFEHFAAKLPISRWQRDLTDSTVLRALGTAFGHTQIALDALLRGLGKLSANPERLAQDLDAAWEVLAEAVQTVMRRHGLPNPYEQLKALTRGQGITAESMRAFVDGLELPEADKARLRALTPGAYTGLAEPLARAI is encoded by the coding sequence ATGACCGACTCCCGCACCGCCGATGCCGCCCTGCTCGCCCTGTCCCCGCTCGATGGCCGCTATGCCGGCAAGGTCGATGCGTTGCGGCCGATCTTCTCTGAGTACGGCCTGATCCGGGCGCGTGTGCGGGTCGAGATCGAGTGGCTGATCGCGCTGGGCGATGAGCCGGGCATCGCCGAGCTGCCAGCGTTCGACGCCGCGGCGCGCGCGACGCTGCACGCATTGGCCGAGGACTTCTCGGTGGCCGATGCCGCGCGCGTGAAGGAGATCGAGCGCACCACCAACCACGACGTCAAGGCGGTGGAGTACTTCATCAAGGAACGGCTCAAGGACAATGCGGCGCTGGCGCCGGCGCTGGAGTTCGTGCATTTCGCCTGCACCAGCGAGGACATCAACAACCTCGCCTACGCGCTGATGCTCAGCAAGGCGCGCCAGCACGTGCTGCTGCCCACGCTCGACCGGCTGATCGCGACGCTGCGCGACATGGCGCATGCGCACGCGGCGCTGCCGCTGCTCTCGCGCACCCACGGTCAGACCGCCTCGCCGAGCACCGTCGGCAAGGAACTGGCGAACGTCGTCGCGCGACTGCAGCGCCAGGGCGAACAGCTCGCAGCCGTGCCGCTGACCGGCAAGATCAACGGCGCAGTCGGCAACTACAACGCCCACGTCGCCGCCTATCCGGACATCGACTGGCCGGCGTTCTCGCGCCGCTTCGTCGAGTCCTTGGGTATCGAGTTCAACCCCTACACCACCCAGATCGAGCCGCACGACTGCATCGCCGAGATTGCCGATGCGACCCGCCGTATGGGCACGATCGGTATCGACCTGTGCCGCGACGTGTGGGGCTACATCTCGCTGGGCTATTTCAAGCAGGCGCTCAAGGACGGCGAGATCGGCAGCTCGACGATGCCGCACAAGGTCAACCCGATCGACTTCGAGAACGCCGAGGGCAACTTCGGCATCGCCAATGCGCTGTTCGAGCATTTCGCCGCCAAGTTGCCGATCAGCCGCTGGCAGCGCGACCTCACCGACTCGACGGTACTGCGCGCCTTGGGCACCGCGTTCGGCCACACCCAGATCGCGCTCGATGCGCTGCTGCGCGGGCTGGGCAAGCTCAGCGCCAATCCCGAGCGCCTGGCGCAGGACCTGGACGCGGCCTGGGAAGTGCTGGCCGAGGCTGTGCAGACGGTCATGCGCCGCCACGGCCTGCCCAATCCCTATGAGCAGCTCAAGGCGCTGACTCGCGGCCAGGGCATCACCGCCGAATCCATGCGCGCGTTCGTCGACGGCCTCGAACTGCCGGAGGCCGACAAGGCGCGGCTGCGTGCGCTCACGCCGGGGGCCTACACCGGCCTGGCCGAGCCGTTGGCCCGCGCGATCTGA